Proteins found in one Zea mays cultivar B73 chromosome 1, Zm-B73-REFERENCE-NAM-5.0, whole genome shotgun sequence genomic segment:
- the LOC103644340 gene encoding myosin-12: MATRNEHRFRRETRASIIIQTRWRQHRAYAAYKQQQKASLILQCLWRARIARKELRKLRMEARETGALKEAKDKLEKRVEELTWRLDVEKRLRADLEEAKSHEIEKLQSALQKMQENLEEAHAAIVNEKEAAKLAIEQAPPKIVEVSVIDNAKLEELTTQNKELEDELSTFKQKAEDLENKLIEFQKQSDELSQETQEQASKVTQLQELVERLEASLSNMESENQVLRQQSLVVASADEDKSK, encoded by the exons ATGGCAACTCGCAACGAACACAGATTCCGAAGAGAGACCAGGGCATCCATAATTATCCAG ACTCGTTGGCGCCAACACAGAGCTTATGCTGCTTACAAACAGCAACAGAAAGCTTCTTTGATTCTCCAATGCTTGTGGAGGGCACGCATTGCAAGAAAGGAACTTCGGAAACTGAGAATG GAAGCAAGAGAGACCGGCGCACTGAAAGAAGCAAAAGACAAGCTAGAAAAGAGAGTAGAAGAACTCACATGGCGGTTAGACGTCGAGAAGCGTTTGAGG GCTGACCTTGAAGAAGCAAAGAGCCATGAAATTGAAAAGTTGCAATCTGCACTGCAAAAAATGCAAGAAAATCTCGAGGAAGCCCATGCAGCAATAGTAAATGAGAAAGAGGCTGCAAAGTTAGCGATTGAACAGGCACCACCAAAGATAGTAGAAGTGTCGGTTATTGACAATGCGAAACTTGAGGAGTTGACAACTCAAAATAAAGAACTTGAG GATGAACTAAGTACGTTTAAACAAAAGGCTGAGGATCTTGAAAATAAGCTTATTGAGTTCCAAAAACAGTCTGATGAACTGTCACAGGAGACACAAGAACAAGCATCCAAAGTTACTCAACTTCAAGAGCTGGTCGAAAG GCTTGAAGCAAGTTTATCCAATATGGAATCTGAAAACCAAGTTCTACGACAACAGTCATTGGTTGTTGCATCAGCTGACGAGGATAAATCAAAATAG
- the LOC100285390 gene encoding Subtilisin-like protease SBT5.3 precursor, with protein MATRWRRSLLWVAVVQFLTLCVAEHLVVEAYKKSYIVYLGSHAYGRDASAEEHARATQSHHHLLASILGGDDHHHHETARQSIFYSYTKSSINGFAAHLEESVAQQIAEHPEVVAVLESKMLKLHTTRSWDFMDLERDGHVLPGSIWNHARFGQDVIIASLDSGVWPESHSFQDDGGQVPARWKGSCQDTVKYGVACNRKLIGARFFNKDMLFSNPAVVNANWTRDTEGHGTHTLSTAAGGFVPRASLFGYATGTAKGGAPRARVAAYKVCWSGECAAADVLAGFESAIHDGADVISVSFGQDAPLADDVKSLFHEPAMLGSLHAAIHGVSVICSAGNSGPYDDTVVNAAPWVTTVAATTVDRDFPNVLTLGNSVRLRGTSLESTTLHSSMLYPMIDAARAARTTSNPYDAASCGLGTLDPAAIRGKIVVCRRGGGGGGDVSRVTKGMAVLEAGGAGMILANDRMDGDDIVADPHVLPATMITYSEAVSLYGYMESTSNPVANISPAKTEVGVKNSPSVAGFSSRGPSGTLPYVLKPDIAAPGVDILAAFTEYVGPTELASDKRRSEYAILSGTSMACPHVSGVIALLKAARPEWSPAAMRSAIMTTARTQDNTGAPMRDHDGKEANAFAYGAGNVHPNRAVDPGLVYDAGPDDYFTFLCAMGISAADMKRLSAGKFACPANSAKEAPAMEDLNYPSIVVPSLRGTQTVTRRLKNVGRPAKYLASWRAPVGITMEVKPRVLEFSKVGEEKEFKVTVTSQQDKLGMGYVFGRLVWTDGTHYVRSPVVVNALA; from the exons ATGGCGACGAGGTGGAGGAGGTCGCTGCTCTGGGTCGCCGTCGTCCAGTTCCTGACCCTGTGCGTCGCCGAGCATCTCGTAGTGGAAGCATACAAAAAG TCCTACATTGTGTATCTGGGATCACATGCATATGGCCGTGATGCGTCGGCGGAGGAGCATGCTCGCGCAACCCAGTCTCACCACCACCTCCTGGCATCGATCCTCGGCGGCGACGACCACCACCACCATGAGACGGCGCGGCAGTCCATCTTCTACTCCTACACCAAGAGCAGCATCAATGGCTTCGCGGCGCACCTGGAGGAGTCGGTCGCGCAGCAGATCGCGGAGCACCCTGAGGTGGTGGCGGTGCTGGAGAGCAAGATGCTCAAGCTGCACACCACGCGGTCCTGGGACTTCATGGACCTGGAGCGCGACGGTCACGTCCTCCCTGGCTCCATCTGGAACCACGCTAGGTTCGGACAGGACGTCATCATCGCCAGTCTCGACAGCGGAGTGTGGCCCGAGTCCCACAGCTTCCAAGACGACGGCGGCCAAGTGCCAGCTCGCTGGAAGGGCTCCTGTCAAGACACCGTTAAGTACGGTGTCGCCTGCAACCGCAAACTCATCGGCGCTAGGTTCTTCAACAAAGACATGCTCTTTAGCAACCCAGCCGTGGTGAACGCCAACTGGACGCGCGACACCGAGGGCCACGGCACCCACACGCTCTCCACCGCCGCCGGTGGCTTTGTGCCCCGTGCCAGTCTCTTCGGCTATGCCACTGGCACAGCCAAAGGCGGCGCGCCGCGTGCGCGCGTCGCCGCTTATAAGGTTTGCTGGTCGGGAGAGTGCGCCGCCGCCGACGTCCTTGCGGGCTTCGAGTCCGCCATCCATGACGGCGCCGACGTCATTTCCGTCTCCTTCGGTCAGGACGCGCCCCTCGCCGATGACGTCAAGTCACTCTTCCACGAGCCTGCCATGCTCGGCTCGCTCCACGCCGCCATCCACGGTGTCTCCGTCATCTGCTCCGCCGGCAACTCCGGCCCGTACGATGACACCGTCGTCAATGCCGCGCCATGGGTCACCACAGTCGCCGCCACCACCGTCGACAGAGACTTCCCCAACGTTCTCACCCTCGGCAATAGCGTGCGCCTTAGGGGAACGAGCCTCGAGTCTACTACGCTGCACTCCAGCATGCTCTACCCGATGATCGACGCCGCGCGCGCCGCGCGCACCACCTCTAACCCGTACGACGCGGCCAGCTGCGGGCTCGGCACCCTCGACCCTGCTGCCATCAGGGGCAAGATCGTCGTGTGTCGCcgcggcggcggaggcggaggcgacgTCTCCCGAGTCACCAAGGGGATGGCCGTGCTCGAGGCCGGGGGAGCCGGGATGATCCTCGCCAACGACAGGATGGACGGTGACGACATCGTCGCCGACCCGCACGTGCTCCCGGCCACCATGATCACCTACAGCGAGGCCGTCTCTCTGTACGGCTACATGGAGTCCACCAGCAACCCCGTCGCCAACATCTCGCCCGCCAAGACGGAGGTGGGCGTCAAGAACTCGCCGTCCGTGGCGGGCTTCTCCTCCCGCGGGCCCAGCGGGACTCTGCCGTACGTGCTGAAGCCCGACATCGCCGCGCCGGGGGTCGACATCCTGGCCGCCTTCACCGAGTACGTCGGCCCCACGGAGCTCGCCTCCGACAAGCGCCGCTCCGAGTACGCCATCCTGTCCGGCACGTCCATGGCCTGCCCACACGTCTCCGGCGTCATCGCTCTCCTCAAGGCGGCGCGCCCCGAGTGGAGCCCCGCCGCGATGCGCTCCGCGATCATGACCACGGCGCGCACCCAGGACAACACGGGAGCGCCCATGCGCGACCACGACGGCAAGGAGGCCAACGCCTTCGCCTACGGCGCCGGCAACGTGCACCCCAACCGCGCCGTCGACCCGGGCCTCGTGTACGACGCCGGCCCCGACGACTACTTCACCTTCCTCTGCGCCATGGGCATCTCCGCGGCAGACATGAAGCGGCTCAGCGCCGGCAAGTTCGCGTGCCCAGCTAATAGCGCTAAGGAGGCGCCCGCCATGGAGGACCTCAACTACCCGTCCATCGTGGTGCCGTCGCTGCGCGGCACGCAGACGGTGACGCGACGGCTGAAGAACGTCGGCCGTCCGGCCAAGTACCTCGCGTCCTGGCGCGCGCCGGTTGGGATCACCATGGAGGTGAAGCCGAGGGTGCTTGAGTTCAGCAAGGTCGGTGAGGAAAAGGAGTTCAAGGTGACGGTGACGTCGCAGCAGGACAAGCTCGGGATGGGCTACGTCTTTGGGAGGCTCGTCTGGACAGACGGGACCCACTATGTCAGAAGCCCCGTCGTCGTCAACGCCCTCGCATGA